Proteins encoded within one genomic window of Kibdelosporangium phytohabitans:
- a CDS encoding TetR/AcrR family transcriptional regulator: MGGSIDFMPRPRQFDEQRVLSAVQAAFWDKGYAGTSLEDLLAASGLGKGSLYGAFGDKKSLFLLVLRKYDQANDHMLRTWLEQADRGIDVIRNFVTGPVRDPSREQARRGCLLANTAMELSRAPPTWPRKRAAATPRPLPR; this comes from the coding sequence CACGTCCACGTCAGTTTGATGAGCAGCGCGTGCTGTCAGCTGTGCAAGCGGCGTTCTGGGACAAAGGCTACGCGGGCACCTCGCTCGAAGATCTCCTCGCGGCCAGCGGACTGGGCAAAGGGAGTCTGTACGGGGCGTTCGGGGACAAGAAGAGCTTGTTCTTGCTTGTGCTGCGCAAGTACGACCAGGCCAATGATCACATGCTGCGGACGTGGCTCGAGCAAGCCGATCGCGGTATCGACGTGATCCGGAACTTCGTGACCGGGCCCGTGCGTGATCCCAGTCGCGAACAGGCCCGCCGGGGTTGCCTTCTCGCCAACACGGCCATGGAACTCTCGCGAGCGCCGCCGACGTGGCCGCGGAAGCGCGCCGCAGCTACGCCTCGACCACTGCCGCGCTGA
- a CDS encoding SDR family NAD(P)-dependent oxidoreductase, giving the protein MACGTPFRELSTALKGKVAVVTGANAGIGLAINVEGSLFTVQKALPLLSPGASIILTGSTAISRPQSYLPVYGATKAAIRNLVRGFAHDAGARQYRINVLSPGGTRTQGLQELISPEELTAAGASVPLGRLAEPEEIAAAAVFLASDASSYVNGAELAVDGGFAQI; this is encoded by the coding sequence GTGGCGTGCGGCACACCCTTTCGCGAGTTATCGACTGCGCTGAAAGGCAAGGTCGCGGTCGTGACCGGGGCGAACGCGGGTATCGGGCTGGCGATCAACGTCGAGGGCTCGCTGTTCACCGTGCAGAAGGCGTTGCCGCTGCTGTCGCCAGGGGCGTCGATCATCCTCACCGGGTCGACGGCGATCTCGCGCCCCCAGTCGTACCTGCCGGTGTACGGCGCGACCAAGGCCGCGATCCGCAACCTGGTTCGCGGGTTCGCCCATGACGCGGGGGCGCGTCAGTACCGGATCAACGTGCTCTCGCCCGGCGGTACCCGCACGCAGGGCCTGCAAGAGCTGATCTCGCCCGAAGAGCTCACCGCCGCCGGGGCGTCGGTTCCGCTCGGCCGACTGGCTGAACCCGAGGAGATCGCCGCGGCAGCCGTCTTCCTCGCCTCGGACGCGTCCAGCTACGTCAACGGGGCCGAACTCGCGGTGGACGGCGGCTTCGCCCAGATCTGA